One Pantoea trifolii DNA segment encodes these proteins:
- the rfaD gene encoding ADP-glyceromanno-heptose 6-epimerase, whose amino-acid sequence MIIVTGGAGMIGSNIVKALNDRGLTDILVVDNLKDGTKFVNLADLDIADYMDKEEFLSYIMSGEDLGPIEAVFHEGACSATTEWDGKYMMDNNYQYSKDLLHFCLEREIPFLYASSAATYGGRNENFIEERQYEQPLNVYGYSKMLFDHYVRQILPEAESPVCGFRYFNVYGPREGHKGGMASVAFHLNTQISNGENPKLFEGSDDFRRDFIHVDDVVAVNLWCWENGVSGIYNCGTGRAESFQEVADAVLNFHQKGQIEYIPFPDKLKGRYQAFTQADLTNLRAAGYDKPFKTVAQGVGEYMAWLNRNA is encoded by the coding sequence ATGATTATCGTAACCGGTGGCGCTGGCATGATTGGCAGCAACATTGTTAAAGCGCTGAACGATCGCGGTCTGACCGACATTTTGGTGGTGGATAATCTGAAGGATGGCACCAAGTTCGTGAATCTGGCGGATCTCGACATCGCTGATTACATGGATAAAGAGGAATTCCTCAGCTACATCATGTCCGGCGAAGATCTCGGCCCCATCGAAGCCGTTTTCCACGAAGGTGCGTGTTCCGCGACCACCGAGTGGGATGGCAAGTACATGATGGATAACAACTATCAGTACTCGAAAGATCTGCTGCACTTCTGCCTCGAGCGTGAAATTCCGTTCCTGTACGCCTCTTCTGCGGCCACTTACGGCGGCCGCAACGAGAACTTCATCGAAGAGCGTCAATACGAGCAGCCGCTGAACGTATACGGCTACTCGAAAATGCTGTTCGATCACTATGTGCGCCAGATTCTGCCAGAAGCTGAATCGCCGGTGTGCGGCTTTCGTTACTTCAACGTGTATGGCCCGCGTGAAGGCCACAAAGGCGGCATGGCGAGCGTCGCGTTCCACCTCAACACGCAGATCAGCAACGGTGAAAATCCAAAACTGTTCGAAGGCAGCGACGATTTCCGCCGCGATTTCATCCATGTTGACGACGTGGTGGCGGTAAATCTGTGGTGCTGGGAAAACGGTGTTTCCGGTATCTACAACTGCGGTACCGGGCGCGCTGAATCTTTCCAGGAAGTGGCGGATGCGGTGCTGAACTTCCATCAGAAGGGCCAGATTGAATACATTCCGTTCCCGGACAAGCTGAAAGGCCGTTATCAGGCGTTTACCCAAGCCGACCTCACCAATCTGCGTGCAGCGGGTTACGACAAGCCGTTTAAAACCGTCGCGCAAGGCGTGGGCGAATATATGGCCTGGCTGAACCGTAACGCATAA